The Bradyrhizobium ottawaense genome window below encodes:
- the rocD gene encoding ornithine--oxo-acid transaminase, protein MSASVIDFVATEARFGAHNYEPIGVVLSRGEGVWVWDTEGNRYLDCLSAYSAVSQGHCHPKILAAMVEQAHRLTLTSRAFHNDQLAPFYEEIAALTGSHKVLPMNSGAEAVESAIKSVRKWGYEVKGVPDGHAEIIVCANNFHGRTLGIVGFSTDPDTRAHFGPFAPGFKIIPFGDAAALAEAITPNTVAFLVEPIQGEAGVILPPAGYFSEVRELCTTNNVMLVLDEIQTGLGRTGKLLAEQHEGIEADVTLLGKALSGGFYPVSAVLSNNDVLGTLRPGQHGSTFGGNPLACAVARAALRVLTEEGMIENAARQGARFLEGLKDIRANTIREVRGRGLMLAVELHPEAGRARRYCEALQGMGILAKDTHEQTIRIAPPLVITSDQVDWALERLATTLTQDFS, encoded by the coding sequence TCGTCGCAACGGAAGCACGCTTTGGGGCCCACAATTACGAGCCGATCGGGGTCGTCCTGTCGCGCGGCGAAGGTGTCTGGGTCTGGGATACCGAAGGCAACCGCTATCTCGATTGCCTCTCGGCCTATTCGGCGGTCAGCCAGGGCCACTGCCACCCCAAGATCCTGGCGGCGATGGTGGAACAGGCGCACAGGCTGACGCTGACCTCGCGGGCCTTCCACAACGACCAGCTCGCCCCCTTCTACGAAGAGATCGCGGCGCTCACCGGCTCCCACAAGGTGCTGCCGATGAACAGCGGCGCCGAGGCGGTCGAAAGCGCGATCAAGTCGGTGCGCAAATGGGGCTATGAGGTGAAGGGCGTGCCGGACGGCCACGCCGAGATCATCGTCTGCGCCAATAATTTCCACGGACGCACGCTGGGCATCGTCGGCTTTTCAACCGACCCCGACACGCGCGCACATTTCGGGCCGTTCGCGCCGGGCTTCAAGATCATCCCGTTCGGCGACGCCGCGGCACTGGCGGAGGCAATCACCCCAAACACGGTCGCCTTTCTGGTCGAGCCGATCCAGGGCGAAGCCGGTGTCATCCTTCCTCCGGCCGGCTATTTCAGTGAGGTGCGGGAGCTCTGCACCACCAACAACGTGATGCTGGTGCTCGATGAGATCCAGACCGGGCTCGGCCGCACCGGCAAGCTCCTCGCCGAACAGCACGAGGGAATCGAGGCGGACGTGACGCTGCTAGGCAAGGCCTTGTCCGGCGGCTTCTATCCGGTGTCGGCCGTGCTCTCGAACAACGACGTGCTCGGGACATTGAGGCCCGGCCAGCACGGTTCGACGTTCGGCGGCAATCCGCTTGCTTGCGCGGTGGCGCGCGCGGCGCTGCGCGTGCTGACCGAGGAAGGCATGATCGAGAACGCGGCCAGGCAGGGCGCGCGCTTTCTGGAAGGTTTGAAAGACATTCGTGCCAACACGATCCGCGAGGTGCGCGGACGCGGCTTGATGCTGGCGGTCGAACTGCATCCCGAGGCCGGCCGCGCCCGCCGCTACTGCGAGGCGCTTCAGGGCATGGGCATCCTCGCCAAGGATACCCACGAGCAAACGATCCGCATCGCTCCGCCGCTGGTGATCACAAGCGACCAGGTCGACTGGGCGCTGGAGCGGCTCGCCACCACCCTGACGCAGGATTTCTCCTGA
- a CDS encoding Spy/CpxP family protein refolding chaperone: MEQRAQQHQQQIQQRQQIVQQRQRETLTRQSSERQSRIDRMQQRVQQLQSQKPEGVRAQRAQERTLQTQNRLLQREQGMQQRDQARLQRLGPESTTVGRAATAAAVQAAERGRFAERFREQAPAQAQAALTTRQSGWAPRQAWRHRHPAVFVAWLGPVFWPYAYSDIFNYTFWSYGYEPGYWAYAYDDFVDTVFWGGDGPYSAYASTNPYDYPQAGGGSRARPRASVSPQTLQQLCGTPDKGVTAWPLADIAKAVRPAPEQRALLDELKTAAANAAGVFKDSCAETYALTPPGRLRAMMNRISATLEAVKIVRPALENFYNSLSDEQQASFNALGPNIGEHPPQQQANVEGCGDPKSGLTQLPIQRIEAVLHPAGKQKEALDRLSEATAKGVEGLQAACPNDVPLTPVGRLEAMQHRLEAMLTAAKLVEPALDEFYATLSSEQKARFNTLQQVAGP; this comes from the coding sequence ATGGAGCAGCGCGCGCAGCAACATCAGCAGCAGATCCAGCAGCGACAGCAAATCGTGCAGCAGCGGCAGCGCGAGACGCTCACACGTCAGAGCTCGGAACGGCAGAGCCGCATCGATCGGATGCAACAGCGCGTGCAGCAATTGCAGTCGCAGAAGCCGGAAGGCGTGCGGGCGCAACGTGCACAGGAGCGGACGCTGCAGACGCAGAACCGCCTGCTCCAGCGCGAACAGGGCATGCAGCAGCGCGATCAGGCGCGCCTGCAGCGGCTGGGCCCCGAGTCCACCACAGTTGGGCGAGCCGCCACTGCCGCCGCCGTGCAGGCGGCCGAGCGCGGGCGATTTGCCGAGCGCTTCCGCGAGCAGGCCCCTGCGCAAGCGCAGGCAGCGCTCACCACCCGCCAGAGCGGCTGGGCTCCCCGGCAGGCCTGGCGACACCGCCATCCCGCGGTGTTCGTGGCGTGGCTTGGGCCCGTGTTCTGGCCTTACGCTTACTCCGACATTTTCAACTACACGTTCTGGTCCTATGGCTACGAGCCCGGTTATTGGGCGTACGCCTATGACGACTTCGTCGACACCGTGTTCTGGGGTGGTGACGGCCCCTATTCCGCCTATGCCAGCACCAACCCGTATGACTATCCGCAAGCCGGTGGCGGCAGCCGCGCCCGTCCGCGCGCGAGCGTGAGCCCGCAAACGCTACAGCAATTGTGCGGTACACCGGACAAGGGCGTCACCGCCTGGCCGCTTGCCGATATCGCGAAAGCGGTGCGGCCGGCGCCGGAGCAACGCGCACTGCTCGACGAATTGAAAACCGCGGCGGCCAACGCTGCCGGCGTGTTCAAGGACTCCTGCGCGGAGACTTATGCATTGACTCCCCCTGGTCGCTTGCGCGCGATGATGAACCGCATCAGCGCGACGCTGGAAGCCGTCAAGATCGTGCGACCGGCACTGGAGAATTTTTACAACTCGCTCAGTGACGAGCAGCAGGCCAGCTTCAATGCGCTCGGTCCGAATATCGGCGAACACCCGCCGCAGCAGCAAGCCAACGTCGAGGGCTGCGGCGATCCGAAATCCGGCCTGACCCAGCTGCCGATCCAAAGGATCGAGGCTGTGCTCCACCCAGCCGGCAAGCAGAAGGAGGCGCTCGACCGCCTCAGTGAAGCGACAGCCAAAGGCGTTGAAGGCCTGCAAGCGGCTTGCCCGAACGATGTGCCGCTGACGCCGGTCGGACGGCTGGAGGCGATGCAGCACCGGCTCGAGGCGATGCTGACGGCCGCCAAGCTGGTAGAGCCTGCGCTGGACGAGTTCTATGCCACGCTGAGCAGCGAGCAGAAGGCGCGCTTCAACACGCTGCAACAGGTCGCGGGGCCGTGA